cacTTAGAACACAAGTACAATAAAATGGAAGTACTGAAGGAGTCAGCAACACCTATCTGattttcaaactaaaaatctGAGTGGATGAATTAAAGAGGGAAATGTTCACTGCCCTTCTGGGGAGTAAAACATTAAGTCCAAGAAATATCTCAAACTACTGAGCAGGAAGAGCGAGCtggaaatcacaaaggaaaaaataaaactggtggACAGAGCCAAGGCAAAACGAACATTCTAGaagcaggaaaaagaacaaacagaagagCTAAATAATCACAAAAAATTTTACTTGATACTCCTCCTTGCATGATGTGGGGCTTGATGTTCCCCCTTTACAGTGTGGACTGGGCATACTACTTTGCTTCTAAGaatagagcattaaaaaaaaaaaaaaggacattgaCACTGGAGAATCCTACCAGCCTATCAGACAGCTTAACCACATCAAGTTAACAGCACCAGTAACAAGTTATGTATGATCAGATGAGAAGGACACATCATGTATGTGGTAATTCTTCCCAATATCCCATAacctcaatctaatcatgagaatgCAATATTGAGGGTCACCCCATCAGTagtcttcaaaaatgttaaagccatgagaaaaggaaagacagagaaactgacATGGCTTGAAGGAGAGTAAGatgacatgacaactaaatgcaaagTTGTGTTCCAGATCTTAAATACAAGACATCAATGGGAAAACAAGAAATCCAaaaagtctgtagtttagttaacAGTATTATACCAATGTTAATTCCTTAGTTTGGATGAATATAATTATGTAGATGTTATAATAGGAGAAAACTAAATAAAGGATATTAAAAATTTTCCCATATTACCTTTGCCacatttctgtaaatctaaaattgtttcaagataaagattttaaaaaaccataataaaaattagaaaattacagCCTTTAAATATCATATTAAGTATCATATGGCTGTAGAAATATACATATGATCTACAGgatattgttattttaatggctcctctgcttctctttttattgtttctgaggATAAAAGTGTTACTTAAATTCTGCCCCAAAGTTAAAACTGATGAAATATCAggctataattttaattttaaagaacagTGCACGTTTCAAGAAAAGATAAAGTTTAGAGATGAACAATGACTAAAACtgaaatacataatatattcaaTTCTTCAGAAAAAGTAATGACTTACCAGGAATGGATTCTGCATAGGTTGGCTGACAAGACTGGAAAGATTCAGGCCAAAGAGCAGAAGAAGGGCAGTGAGAGATGAACAAACCCCCCAGCCGTTCAAAACCCTCAACATTTGTCCAGAGCCACTGAAGTGCTCTGATACTGAGACAAGCTTCTGACAGGCACTGTCCCAAGAACAGGATGGATCCTTTTGCATTAAGAGAGCAAAAGACAAAGAGTGTAAAGGAAACAGACCAATtctgcaaagtaaaataaattcaaaaccaaaagatcatcaagggaaagaacaaaacaTATGCTGTGAAGGTTGTTTTTGAAAATCaattcttcagattttttaaacttatgtttCCATGTAAGTGAGACGCTAACATTTCAGATCCTCTGCATGACCACACTGTAATAGAGAACCGCTTTATAAGACTGCCATGCCCACgtttgcatttataaaataaagaagtatgtCAGGTTTGAGAAAAGAACAGATGCAGTCTAATAATATCTAAACTATTCATCTGTACGAAAGATCAAATAACCTCAGACTGTACTGTAAAATGGAAGTCAGGATGAAGTTCAAACAGTGAAAAATGGTGGAGGACAGTCATAACACAGGACAGTTTTCAGTGGTCCGCAGGAGAGTAAAAAACACGGTCCTAAGACTTAGGACTAATTCATGCTTTGAGCTGTGATTTAGTTTCAGCAAAATAATACCACTTACCACACtaaattaactttttgtttttccgGAGTCTCATTTTGGTTAGAGTTTTCactgaattttatgtttaagtaatactacagaaataaaaaaattataagaaaaaagcaTAAGGACCTCGATTTGCAGATATAATTGTTAGGCAGAAAATCCTAAGGATGTTTTATTAGAACTACTAGAACTCGTAAGTGAATTTAGCATGGTCACACGCACGACACAGGACATTTCTATAAACCAGGAGCAAACAACTGGGAAaactaaaaattacatttccaatagcactaaaaaaatataaaatacttagcaataaATCCAGTAAGAGACATTCAGGTCCtcaacagtgaaaactacaaaattttacTGACAGAAATTATGTTTGTCTCTCCAAGAACTATgagttttacaaaaaaaaagggcTATTTATCTTGGACGGCTTACTGACAATCTTTAATATttatctgctgaatgaataaaagggaaCATAGTTAAGAAAAGGACTTGCAGGATctaaatatataatgataaaggttGACTCAAATATAAGATACATGCTAGAATTCTCacgggaaaaaaaaagaaaaaagactgatcTGGGACCTGGTGACAGGTGTTAAAGCCAAGCACAGGAATTAATACACAAACCCTATTTTGGAGTGAGATTTTGGACTCTACAACAAAATGAAAGTAACAGTAAAATGATTATGCTCCAGATTGTTGTTCACAAGTGGAACTGTCCACCTGTAGCTTTTTTACATCCTACACCTTTTACTATATATcctatcttttttccattctcttatgttatttcaaatgcaaataaGAGTATCACATGTTTAAGATACTAGATTTGAAACACCTTTCAAAATATTCCAAGTTTTCTGCTAAGAAACAGTAAAATCAATTTCACTCAGAAATTAGAGTGCAATATAGTTATTAAAGTTCTAAATTAAGAAAATGCATGtcaaactttcaaaataaactatTATGTAAACAGGGAAGATAATTCAGTAATTTAAGTTACTTCCTGAAACTTCTCACGTTCAGTTAAAGTTAAACATGTATGTTCCTGAAGTAAAATCGcccctcagtatctgcagggaactggttccaggaccccgtGGATATCAAAATCCGAGGATGCTCAAATCCCTTCagctggccctctgtatccatagGTTCCACACTCACGGATACGCAGGGCTGACTGGAATCATGCATTTGCGGTTGCTACTTCAAATGCTAACTGAATACAGCATTCAATTTAAGCATGACTGTTCACACCATAACAGATGTGAAAGAAATCTCTCCCAAAGAGCTGTGATTTACCCAATAAACTATAGTTAATTCTTTTCCTAAAAATTCACTAAGTTCTTTATCGTCATTGGAACTTAACATAGCCACTATTAACTCTCCTATGGGGCAACAAAATTaatctgagggggaaaaaaaatcaatgttataAAATGCTAACTGAAGTACCTTCTTCCCACCTCTGGCTTATAAAGAATACTTACCAAGTTCAGAGCATTACTACATAAAAACAGAGTCATCTTGACTATTCAAAATATGACTCAATGTCTCATCAGAGGATTACTCCCTTAAATATCTAATATAAATTTATTCTATTAAGTGTGATACATCCTGTGCCAAAAACTCTTTCCAGAGAAATACTCTTCAAATTTTACAGTGAAGCTCAAAGGGAAAGCAAGATTTtatataatgaatttatttttgttaattatagTCAACTCACCAACAGACATCTGCAACCATAAAACAGTTTACTAAAAGGCAGTCAAATAGATATTCAACCCATTCTTGATCCTAAGAACTGTAATCTGATTAATGGGAAAGCATTAAACTAAATGTTCTACTTGAGAAAAAGCAGCATAGAACTTTCAGGAAAATGCTTACTGTTGTCCACAGGTGTAACTATTAAGTAATTTCTTGTATATTAACACAAACTTGATTACTTTGAGACATACCTAAAATCATCTCATTTCAGAATCAAAATTATTCCAATTGTGAAAAAAACTATGTATCAGGAACTAAAATTTACTTTGGAAATAACCAATGATATAAAATAGCATACATGACTGAAATACAGAGAGgattctagaaattaaaattatttagtaGGGATTTTATCACAATCAATGCATTGCTTGTTTCTGCATAAGCTGCAGGGCTTCATCTCCTTTTAAGGGAATAGGTAAATGCCAAATTTTAGAAGTTCATCTCAAAATAACAGGGACCTAAGAACACTAATTATTCCTATATGGAATGAAAAGAGCTATTAAACTAAAATTCTCACCTCAAAATGTTTCCTAAGCAATAAGGatttataagaatgaaaaaatacactTGTTTAATTTAGTACAACAGAAGTAAAATTTCACCAAAAGGTTATCTAAATAGTCAAAAGCAGATTCTACAGCTATGTAGACTACTCCTGGACAAATATACTTCGGTCATTattagttctttgttttctttattttctaattaaactaGCTTTATCATTAGAAGTGATGTAACTGCAAGTTAAAGTGATGAAGTAAAACCTCCCCTATCCTCTTCTAGTTCTATTTTAAGTTCCTCTGACAGGTTACCATTGTAACTTTAAGTAGCACACTAATAcataaatttcctgatttttcaatTTAGACACGAGCAATTCCCACTGTATCTGATGAGCAATCCTCACAATGAATGTAatattctcctccctcctccttctcacaCGAGAACtcactctatttttatttctagtgacAATCCTTATGACTTCAAACAATTGCTTGATATATAATTATAATCTTTCAACAATTGTTACCTtcgaaaagatgagaaaaatctgTGCATTTGTTTACCTTTCCTTCCCACACCATCTCATAATACTTTGTTCTAACTATAATTAAATCTTTTATGTACTATTGTCCATTTCTACAAATGGAAAAACCAATGGGCAGCTTTTATTATGTAACTTGAATGATCAAGTATCAGTTCCTACATAAAGTAATCAAACCGATAAAAATTCTATGACATTCaaactttccaaaagaaaagagattcttcaaagaatttactcatttaacaaatgtttaatagACACCTACAATGTGCGGAGCATCAGGTGATAGGGATTCAGCAAAGAATAAATCAAGTCCTGTTCTCACAGGGCATCTCCAGGGTCAGTGCTTCCCAACCAAGGGCTCCTGTCTTTTGTCAGGCTTCGAAGACCGCAATGTCACTTagcagacagagcagagagagatgcTTACAGTCCTGAAATCCACTGTTCACAAAGAAGACCTGTCTCCGAATGCAGACAGAGTCCCTGTTGAGAGAGATTTGTTCTAGTATATCCAGCTACCAGGTATTACTATCTTTCTtgaattccttttcattctgctgAAATTCCTTAAGTTTGTCACAAAGCTGAGCTCTCTATTTTGCACTCCCCCCTCACTGATATAATTCGACACTCATCTTCAAAATTCTATGCCCTACGGACCTATACTACAAGAtaagattttatatatgtgtCCAGAGTTGTGGATGAGAGAATTGTGACAATAGATTCTCTCTCCTTTGTAGTGACTTTAGCTAATTTGTCTTCTGCTTAGAAAGCTTGTCTCTTTATCtagtctttttctccttttaaaattttaaataatcctaCTGGTTACTCAGTGAGCCCATTCCTTctgaaaatgtttatcttttggagctggaaatttttctttactctttcttccctttgacTGCTTTAGAGACAGTGGACCTCCTTTCTCCCGCACCTTTCACCTCTTACACTTTTCATCTCTATTGCTccacatttggaaatttctttgaTTTGAAATTCCAGATCATTAACTGGATCTAAAACTTAACATTCTATTAATCCACTTGCTtacaaaaaaactaattaaaaaaaatttgacaatcaTGTCTTTCATTTCCAAGAAcactttctggttttcttttttttacatatgaAACCTAACAAGTCAAATTTAGTTGTATAAATTATGTTCTGCTCTCTGaattacctatttctttttagaggGTTTGTCTCGGTTGTCTTTTCATCAAGCTTGATTTTAatcaaatatatcaaaattacaTGCCCAAATCTAAGAATGAAGAACTTTACAAATACTACAATAGCTGGCATGGactgttcctgcagttttaagtctCACAACTACCCCTCACTCTAAAATAGAGAGCCTGACTTTCCAAGTTTTAAATAACCAGACAGGATATGTCTGGTCAGCTCCTCCATAGGGTGCTGTGCTGGCAAAGCAAGCTGGGGAATTCCTCCATTGCCAAAataaccagaggaaaaaaaatcagtcaataaaaACAACCCAACAATGACAAGATGAAGTtagctttttaaagttcttgTCTGCTATCACAAGCAGgttcaagaatttaaaagaaaaatatgaacacattaagagaaatgaaagcaagctacagtaaccacaaatctaaatgtaaaattttaaactacaaaactttTATAGCTTATAGACTTCTATAaagtataggaaaaaaatcttctcaaACTTGGGGAAGGCAAAGATTTTGAACTCAGATTAGTATAAACCTTCTAAAACTGTTCTTACTATTCAAAAGTGTTTTTGTAATCTTAGCCTGGATCTTATACTACAAGAAAAAATACACACTATACTTTTTGGGGGTAAAGAGACATGATGTACGAAATGTACTCTCAAATTGTTCAaaaagggggagggcagagctaaGTGGTAGAGAgaatgcttagtatgcatgaggtcctgggttcaatccccaataccgcccccccacatacatacatacatacatacatacatacataaatattaattaaatacctaattacctccccctactcCATAAAAAATCAACTTGctcaaaaaaatataaagcaaaaacatgTTCCTGCTGATGGCCATTTGAGTtgttccctgttttgtttttgtttcttactaTTATCAACTGTGCTCCTCAGAACATTCTCATGTGTTCTGGGGTATGTGggaaaattttcttagaaatatatCCTGGAGGAGAACTGCTAATTATAAGGTACTGAAATGTttagctttataaaaaaaaaaatgcaaaactacaTGCCCATATGGCTGTATCAAGTTAATGCTCCCATCTGCAATAGCGTGAGATATTTTGTTGGTCAACAGTCTCTCCCAATACTTGATATtatcaaatttcttaattttgccAAATGAGTGGATATAAAAGACGTTCTCATTATAGTCTGGATCTGCACTTCCTGAATATTAGTAAGATTAAATACCTTTTTATATACTTACTAgtcatatttatttcctctttcatgaAAAGATTATCTAtaacttttgcccatttttctattgagttagtTATTTTTCCGAAAACTGATAATTATAGGAAGCAGAAATACACTCTTAACAGACATCTTTGTGCTCAATAAAATCAAATGGATTCTAGATCAAAGGACTTTCAGGTAAGAAAGCAACAGATGTGAAGGGAGCGCTAGATGTGACAATGTAAACAAACTGTCACTGAAGAACACAAAACCTCACTCATCACAGAATCAACACAAAGCAAATCAAGCCAAAGACATGGAAATTCAAATTCGAGAAATtctccaaaataaagaaaaataataaagataaaaaccaaTGAACCAATGGCACTCAAGGGCAAGGTCTCAATATAGTTTTTAGACgttactagaaaaatgaaaacaaaataaaaaaaatcttgggcTATAGatgaaggaataagaaaaattctAAGAGATCCATATCGTACACATTCCACATACATGTTCAATGGCAAGAATAAATTTTGTGAACGCagacagaaataattatttccaaagaaagaaaaacttaggCTGCCTTCAGACTTCTCcataatataaaactataaataatgtactataaatagaaaactaaaGTAAAGCCTGAATGAAAAGACTGTGACCCAAGAATTTTACATCCAGATAAAACTGCTGTTTACATACCATGGCCAAAGAAAGGCATTTTTTGGATGtagaagtgcttaataaatatatcATCAAAttactctttcttaaaaaaaaatcatagtaaaaCAACTtatgattcaaaataaaaatgtcaaaggtGGGTTTAAACATAAGACGACGGGGAGTAAGCCATGAaacaatatgaaattttaaaatttaaaaatacaaagtttaaattGTTGTATATATGATTACCAAACAATATGTAACTCTCAATTCCTGAgacaattatataattaaaaaaagaaaaaagctaggATAAATTTTCAGTCTGGCTATTGAAGAAATGTGGGAAGACACACAAAGGTGACCTCTCCTTAGCTATGGGAGGAAGAAGAATTGATGAATATTTTCTTGCCATGCATCTTTTTTCCCTGAGTAAGCTCGTCTTTCACGGAATcaactgtttaaaaacaaaaagctcccAAATCTGACTTCCACATTTAACTGCCAATTAGATTTATTTCACGGTCTGTATTTCTCAAAAGCATCATAAAATCAGCATATCCTAAAATGAAATCTTTACCTGCATTCCACCTTCCTCACTGCAAATCATTTCTCCTGATTCACTATTTGTAATGGCAAATGACCATTTACTCAATCAAAAGCTACTTTTGATCCTTTTCCCCTCATCTCCCACACTGAACCTGGAGAAAACTCAATTATATTCAGCAATCCATTTAAAACATTGAGGAGGGCTTTTAATAGCCATCTGTACTATTACAAAGCAAAGCTTCTAACAATTCAGTACAGTAAGCACTAGCACCAAAATCATCTGAGGTTCTTGTACACGATCAGGTCCCTTACCAAATAAGGAGTGGCCTCAAGAATCTGCATTTGCAGGAAGCAGCCTGATACATGTCTAAGTTCTGGAATCTACTGCTCTAGGATCATTATTTCAACATTATTCAGCAGTGAAGATAATTTGAAATTGTTCCTTCTGCACAGACTAAGAAGCCACAAGGTACTTAGGTTCACACACAGAACCACTGATGTTTGATACACAAAGTTCCTGCTTTGTCTTAATCTCTACATAGAAGCTTTCCATAGTAACCAACATAATTTACTGGACAAGCTTCTAACTTTAGCCCTActtcatttgaaatttaaatatattgtctatgaaaaaaatcttgctaGTTGCCTACTCCAtccattctcttttcctccctaaAATAGGACTCCACAATTTActtttgtagtttgcaacagaaaacataTCCTCAACCTGCTCTGGGTGCTGTGATCAAAGCCTGGCCAATCTGACGCAAGCACAGTGTGTAGTAACTTCCGGAGAAAACTCCCTCGATCTCCCAGTGGGTaaataagagaattaaaaatcaatttctgtaGAGTCTAAATCTAAAAGCCATGTCTTCTCAACGCTAAGGTAGCTTCCTAAAGTAAAAGACCTTAGTATATTCTGTACAAGTCTTTAAAtgtacaaattataaaaatgcctCAGAAGTCTTGGGGgaaaacttattttatttctcatcaaTACAAAATGAGtaatattcaaacatttatttaaaagctaTCTCAAACACATTTTCCCATAAAATCAATGTTTAAGATTAGTGATGAGAATCCCCACCCAGCTAATTAAGTCTGCTCAATTACAAATGCAGAACTCACTGAGCTTTGGTGAACAGAACTCAATGACCTTTATCACCTAAGAAGTCagaaaaacagacaggaagtgaATTCAGAGTAAGAGTTACCCTCGGGAAGGTATCCAGGCCTTCAAAGGTGTTTGTAGTTGTTTCTTAACCCAAGTGGTTGGTCTCCTTCAGAGTAAAGGTCTTAAAACTCAGAATGTAATACTAAAATGCATTAAAGGATAGCCATCCATGCACACCACCCCAATAAATGACcctacacacaaaaaattaccGTATTCTTACCCTACGCatggcttcctcctcttcttgaCGCTTTTCGTAATGTGCAAAGTCATCAAAGATTGAGGTGGTATGCTTGAAAGTAGCAATTATTTTAAGCACTTGCTTAGCTTTTTCTAGGGGTACCTCTTGAGTGTCCCTTGAATTGGTAACCGGTTTGTTGTCATTATTTTCTAAGCGAATATGCCGTAACTGGTTATTGGGAACATCTTTGACAAAGATCCATTTAACTTCAAACTTGCCCTTCCACTTATCCTGAGACCAGACACCGGCGTACGCGTTATAGTCCACAACAGACTTCATCTCAGCCACTCCACAAAAATGTCCACTGCCATTCACACTGAAGAGTAAATAGAGTGGACCCTTCCCGTTCAGGGAACGGTACGCTGCATCCAAACGCTTATTACCATGCTCAGTACTACACCAGATAGAGTACTTAATGGAACGGTGGATGTCGTCCTCAGAATAGCTTTTAATGATAAACACACGTCCGTTCTTCAGGTTCCAGTCAAAGTCTTTGGGATTATAGTTGTTTATGGCCTTTAGCTTTTCCAGCACAGGATGCACTTCTACACTGGAAGGCGAAGCGCTGACGGGAACAACACCTAAACCAAAGTTCTCACCGCCCACGCCATTGTTCTGGCTGAAGCCGGCTCCCCGGTTCCGCGGGGCCACCCAGCGGCTCTGCAGCTGCGGCGGCTGCGCCTGCGCCGGGTGCGGCTGGGCCTGCGGCGGCGGCCCCGGCTGCGCCTGCGCCTGCGGCGCCGGAGGCTGCTGCTGAGGCAGCTGGCTCTGCACCAGTGGCGGTGGCTGGATTAATGGCTGAGGCTGCTGGATTATAGTTTGAGGAGGCAGAACTGGTTGGGTTGGTGGAGCCTTCACCACTGACCCCTTTTCATCCCAAGTTCCAATGTTCATGTTGTGTTTTATAGGAGGTGGCGGCACAGCAGAGCCCGCGATCCCCACGCTGCCCTTGGGTTTAAGTTTCGGCTGAGGTTTGGCAGGCTTTCTGGCAATGGCGGCCCAGGAGGTGGGTTTCGGCGCTGCGCTGCTGACTGGGGGCACGCTATTGGTTGCGATGCTAGTCATCCCACTGCTGCTCAAAGCTGTTCCTACGGTTTTCGTCACTGCAGCTGTCAGGTCACCACCAATTTTCAGTCCAGTCATGCCTTGCTCAATACTGCTAATGCCAGGCACCTTACTCAAAgtatcattgccaaatccagccTGTCCATCAGTAATAGCTCTCCCAAGAGAACTAGGTGGATAGCCGTAACTGCTACTATAAGCAGAACTTTGTGTTGATTGTCCCTGAGATCCACTTGTCCCCCATGTAGAGAAATCAGCATTACCAGGAAAAAAGTTAAATCCATGTTGACCAAGAAATGGAGGGGTATTTCCTAATGCCCCAGGTTGACTAAACACACCATCTGGTATATAATGATGTTCCCCATTACTCATTTGTCCATAGGTTGTCAGATATGGCATAGGTTGGTCTCCAGCTGTGGACCATGCTGCTTCCCCAAGAGAATATGGAAATCCAATGGATGGAGCATAGTAACTAGGCATGTATGGATCTGACATTGGTGGATAGCTgttattctggaaaataaaagattatgaTCAGGAGCGAAATGTCCTCTGaagattagggggaaaaaacatcaGAAAGATCAGATAGTTGtagataaatgaaaaacagagcaCCTGCTGcagataaacaaaactaaaatttcaaatccaattttatcaacagaaaaatttactaatgatttttattttaacatctttgttATAAAATtgcaggggtttttttcccccagggcaggggcgAAGAGGATTATTTTTAAGAGCCAGATTCTCTGggcacaattttaaaatattctaatttctacAGAAAGTTGATCTGTAAACTTTGCAGACATATTGACTGCTAGCTTTATTTTGAGCAACTGATGTACCCAAAAATTTATACGCAAGGATTAAACAAGCATGGAAACTATGCCAAACAATGGAGGAATTACAGTATACCTATATGATGAAATCCAGTTCAGCAATTAAATTTTGtacttttacaaagaaaaaataaaatggagaaatgctcatactctaagaaaaaaagattcaagatTTTACCTAGAGCATGATCcaaatttgtttcttgttttgttgtgCCTCGCttgttttgaaaaagagaataaaatcctAACTATGGTTTCTTAATGGTTGGCAACAAGTGCCTCTTTTATTTTGCACGATAAACTTACCACCTTCCTGATCAGAATTTTCATTCAGAAATAGTGAGTCCCTGTAATTTTTCCCAAAAGTACTACAATTAAATCAGCCTTCATTCTGAATATTAATCATTCAGTGATTTGCCAAAAGTCAAGgcaccaaattttattttttaaaaaacctcaaaTTTGTTACTAAccagtataaaaaaataaaatattataaagatttCTTATAAAAAGTAGGCTTCTTATGCCAAAAATATGTCTGATACAATCAGCCCTCCAATCTgcaggttctgcatccatggagtCAACTAACCACGGatggaaaaaattcagaaaaaaaaatttccaaaaggtTCCAAAAACCAAACTTGA
This is a stretch of genomic DNA from Camelus ferus isolate YT-003-E chromosome 29, BCGSAC_Cfer_1.0, whole genome shotgun sequence. It encodes these proteins:
- the YTHDF3 gene encoding YTH domain-containing family protein 3 isoform X3, with amino-acid sequence MLQNNSYPPMSDPYMPSYYAPSIGFPYSLGEAAWSTAGDQPMPYLTTYGQMSNGEHHYIPDGVFSQPGALGNTPPFLGQHGFNFFPGNADFSTWGTSGSQGQSTQSSAYSSSYGYPPSSLGRAITDGQAGFGNDTLSKVPGISSIEQGMTGLKIGGDLTAAVTKTVGTALSSSGMTSIATNSVPPVSSAAPKPTSWAAIARKPAKPQPKLKPKGSVGIAGSAVPPPPIKHNMNIGTWDEKGSVVKAPPTQPVLPPQTIIQQPQPLIQPPPLVQSQLPQQQPPAPQAQAQPGPPPQAQPHPAQAQPPQLQSRWVAPRNRGAGFSQNNGVGGENFGLGVVPVSASPSSVEVHPVLEKLKAINNYNPKDFDWNLKNGRVFIIKSYSEDDIHRSIKYSIWCSTEHGNKRLDAAYRSLNGKGPLYLLFSVNGSGHFCGVAEMKSVVDYNAYAGVWSQDKWKGKFEVKWIFVKDVPNNQLRHIRLENNDNKPVTNSRDTQEVPLEKAKQVLKIIATFKHTTSIFDDFAHYEKRQEEEEAMRRERNRNKQ
- the YTHDF3 gene encoding YTH domain-containing family protein 3 isoform X4 — translated: MSDPYMPSYYAPSIGFPYSLGEAAWSTAGDQPMPYLTTYGQMSNGEHHYIPDGVFSQPGALGNTPPFLGQHGFNFFPGNADFSTWGTSGSQGQSTQSSAYSSSYGYPPSSLGRAITDGQAGFGNDTLSKVPGISSIEQGMTGLKIGGDLTAAVTKTVGTALSSSGMTSIATNSVPPVSSAAPKPTSWAAIARKPAKPQPKLKPKGSVGIAGSAVPPPPIKHNMNIGTWDEKGSVVKAPPTQPVLPPQTIIQQPQPLIQPPPLVQSQLPQQQPPAPQAQAQPGPPPQAQPHPAQAQPPQLQSRWVAPRNRGAGFSQNNGVGGENFGLGVVPVSASPSSVEVHPVLEKLKAINNYNPKDFDWNLKNGRVFIIKSYSEDDIHRSIKYSIWCSTEHGNKRLDAAYRSLNGKGPLYLLFSVNGSGHFCGVAEMKSVVDYNAYAGVWSQDKWKGKFEVKWIFVKDVPNNQLRHIRLENNDNKPVTNSRDTQEVPLEKAKQVLKIIATFKHTTSIFDDFAHYEKRQEEEEAMRRERNRNKQ
- the YTHDF3 gene encoding YTH domain-containing family protein 3 isoform X2, with product MFYLDLTLLHRAEETGEESFSVQNGSIHQKDAVNDDDFEPYLSSQTNQNNSYPPMSDPYMPSYYAPSIGFPYSLGEAAWSTAGDQPMPYLTTYGQMSNGEHHYIPDGVFSQPGALGNTPPFLGQHGFNFFPGNADFSTWGTSGSQGQSTQSSAYSSSYGYPPSSLGRAITDGQAGFGNDTLSKVPGISSIEQGMTGLKIGGDLTAAVTKTVGTALSSSGMTSIATNSVPPVSSAAPKPTSWAAIARKPAKPQPKLKPKGSVGIAGSAVPPPPIKHNMNIGTWDEKGSVVKAPPTQPVLPPQTIIQQPQPLIQPPPLVQSQLPQQQPPAPQAQAQPGPPPQAQPHPAQAQPPQLQSRWVAPRNRGAGFSQNNGVGGENFGLGVVPVSASPSSVEVHPVLEKLKAINNYNPKDFDWNLKNGRVFIIKSYSEDDIHRSIKYSIWCSTEHGNKRLDAAYRSLNGKGPLYLLFSVNGSGHFCGVAEMKSVVDYNAYAGVWSQDKWKGKFEVKWIFVKDVPNNQLRHIRLENNDNKPVTNSRDTQEVPLEKAKQVLKIIATFKHTTSIFDDFAHYEKRQEEEEAMRRERNRNKQ
- the YTHDF3 gene encoding YTH domain-containing family protein 3 isoform X1, producing MFYLDLTLLHRAEETGEESFSVQNGSIHQKDAVNDDDFEPYLSSQTNQGLRRLVFWHSTKMLQNNSYPPMSDPYMPSYYAPSIGFPYSLGEAAWSTAGDQPMPYLTTYGQMSNGEHHYIPDGVFSQPGALGNTPPFLGQHGFNFFPGNADFSTWGTSGSQGQSTQSSAYSSSYGYPPSSLGRAITDGQAGFGNDTLSKVPGISSIEQGMTGLKIGGDLTAAVTKTVGTALSSSGMTSIATNSVPPVSSAAPKPTSWAAIARKPAKPQPKLKPKGSVGIAGSAVPPPPIKHNMNIGTWDEKGSVVKAPPTQPVLPPQTIIQQPQPLIQPPPLVQSQLPQQQPPAPQAQAQPGPPPQAQPHPAQAQPPQLQSRWVAPRNRGAGFSQNNGVGGENFGLGVVPVSASPSSVEVHPVLEKLKAINNYNPKDFDWNLKNGRVFIIKSYSEDDIHRSIKYSIWCSTEHGNKRLDAAYRSLNGKGPLYLLFSVNGSGHFCGVAEMKSVVDYNAYAGVWSQDKWKGKFEVKWIFVKDVPNNQLRHIRLENNDNKPVTNSRDTQEVPLEKAKQVLKIIATFKHTTSIFDDFAHYEKRQEEEEAMRRERNRNKQ